The Caldicellulosiruptor changbaiensis genome has a segment encoding these proteins:
- the hprK gene encoding HPr(Ser) kinase/phosphatase — translation MFYTTVGKIIKELNLECLTEIPNIEERKIKDMNLNRPALQLMGFFEYFDEQRVQIIGVSEMAYLKTMTKTQRRNAIEKLFQRDIPCVIITSNQEPFDEFLEFSKKYGIPLLRTSEVTTRFMTNLSTFLTHELAPRITRHGTLVNVYGEGVLMLGESGVGKSETALELVKRGHILVADDAVEIRKVSEKTLVGEAPEIIRHLIEIRGIGILDVKNLFGVGCVKDSERIDLVIQLETWKTDKEYERLGLHDQYIEILGIKVPTLVIPVRPGRNLAIIVEVAAMNNRQKKMGYNAAKALTERLQSQMSRNGNE, via the coding sequence TTGTTCTACACAACAGTTGGGAAGATAATAAAGGAACTAAATTTAGAGTGTTTGACAGAGATACCTAATATAGAAGAGAGAAAGATTAAGGACATGAACCTAAACCGTCCAGCTCTTCAGCTTATGGGATTTTTTGAATATTTTGATGAGCAACGTGTTCAAATTATAGGTGTCTCTGAGATGGCATATTTGAAGACAATGACAAAAACACAGAGAAGAAACGCAATTGAAAAACTTTTTCAAAGAGACATCCCCTGTGTGATAATTACATCAAACCAGGAGCCATTTGATGAGTTTTTAGAATTTTCTAAGAAGTATGGAATTCCTCTTTTGAGAACAAGTGAGGTTACAACCAGGTTTATGACAAACCTCAGCACGTTCTTGACACATGAGCTTGCACCAAGGATAACTCGTCATGGCACACTTGTAAATGTGTATGGTGAGGGTGTTTTGATGCTTGGGGAAAGCGGTGTTGGAAAGAGCGAGACTGCTTTGGAACTTGTAAAAAGAGGTCATATTTTGGTTGCAGACGATGCAGTTGAGATAAGAAAAGTCTCTGAAAAGACCCTTGTTGGCGAAGCTCCAGAGATTATCAGGCACTTGATAGAGATAAGAGGAATTGGCATTTTGGATGTGAAAAACCTTTTTGGCGTTGGTTGTGTAAAAGACTCTGAGAGAATCGACCTTGTAATACAACTGGAAACCTGGAAGACTGACAAAGAATATGAACGACTTGGTCTTCATGACCAATACATAGAGATATTGGGGATAAAAGTGCCTACGCTTGTGATACCAGTTCGGCCAGGAAGGAATTTGGCAATAATTGTTGAGGTTGCTGCGATGAACAATAGGCAAAAGAAGATGGGTTATAACGCTGCAAAAGCTCTGACAGAGAGGCTCCAGAGCCAGATGAGTAGAAACGGGAATGAATAA
- the fba gene encoding class II fructose-1,6-bisphosphate aldolase — translation MPLVTTKEMFKKAAEGKYAIGAFNVNNMEIIQGIVEAAKEEQAPLILQVSAGARKYAKHVYLVKLVEAALEDSGDLPIALHLDHGEDFEICKTCIDGGFTSVMIDGSRLPFEENIALTKKVVEYAHERGVVVEAELGKLAGIEDNVKVAEHEAIFTDPDQAAEFVERTGVDSLAVAIGTSHGAYKFKGEPRLDFERLQRIVEKLPKDFPIVLHGASSVLPEFVEMCNKYGGNIPGAKGVPEEMLRKAAELGVRKINIDTDLRLAMTAAIRKHLFEHPDHFDPRQYLKDGREAIKEMVKHKLRNVLGCSGKAPEILEEIKKNRG, via the coding sequence ATGCCACTTGTAACAACTAAAGAGATGTTTAAAAAGGCTGCTGAGGGGAAGTATGCAATTGGAGCGTTTAATGTCAACAATATGGAGATAATTCAGGGGATTGTTGAGGCAGCAAAGGAGGAACAAGCACCTTTAATTTTGCAGGTCTCAGCAGGAGCAAGAAAATATGCAAAACACGTCTATCTTGTAAAACTTGTTGAGGCAGCTTTGGAAGACTCTGGTGATCTGCCGATTGCACTTCACCTTGACCATGGCGAGGACTTTGAGATTTGCAAAACGTGCATTGACGGCGGATTCACATCTGTTATGATTGATGGCTCACGTCTTCCGTTTGAGGAGAACATTGCCCTCACAAAGAAAGTTGTTGAATATGCGCATGAGAGGGGAGTTGTTGTTGAGGCAGAGCTTGGAAAACTTGCCGGCATTGAGGACAATGTAAAGGTTGCAGAGCATGAGGCAATATTTACAGACCCTGACCAAGCAGCAGAGTTTGTTGAGCGAACAGGTGTAGACTCATTGGCAGTTGCAATTGGAACAAGCCATGGAGCATACAAGTTCAAGGGCGAACCGAGGCTTGACTTTGAAAGGCTTCAGAGAATAGTAGAAAAGCTTCCAAAAGATTTTCCAATTGTTCTTCACGGTGCATCGTCAGTTTTGCCAGAATTTGTTGAGATGTGCAACAAGTACGGTGGTAACATCCCCGGGGCAAAAGGTGTGCCAGAGGAGATGCTAAGAAAGGCTGCTGAGCTTGGTGTGAGAAAGATTAACATTGACACAGACTTAAGACTTGCAATGACAGCAGCGATACGAAAACATCTCTTTGAGCATCCTGACCACTTTGACCCAAGACAGTACCTCAAAGATGGTAGAGAGGCAATAAAAGAGATGGTCAAGCACAAGCTCAGAAATGTTTTGGGCTGTAGTGGCAAGGCTCCAGAGATACTTGAAGAGATTAAGAAGAACAGAGGCTAA
- a CDS encoding Uma2 family endonuclease → MEAELNKGYTYRDYVSLNDRKRYELINGELYLLASPSEIHQRVVGNLFGLLWQFFRDKPCNVYIAPFDVLFGEEEELDVKTVLQPDIFVVCDKSKLDSKRYCKGAPDFVIEVLSPSSVTADFVLKYNIYERYS, encoded by the coding sequence ATGGAAGCAGAACTGAACAAGGGTTATACTTACAGGGACTATGTGTCATTGAATGACAGGAAAAGGTATGAACTCATAAATGGTGAACTTTATCTTTTAGCATCACCCTCTGAAATTCATCAGAGGGTTGTAGGTAACCTATTTGGTCTTTTGTGGCAGTTTTTTAGGGACAAGCCTTGTAATGTATACATCGCACCTTTTGATGTTTTATTTGGTGAGGAAGAAGAGCTTGATGTCAAGACAGTTTTGCAGCCAGACATTTTTGTTGTTTGTGATAAGAGCAAGTTAGATAGCAAAAGGTATTGCAAAGGTGCACCTGATTTTGTTATAGAGGTTTTATCACCGTCGAGTGTGACAGCTGATTTTGTACTCAAATACAATATTTATGAAAGATATAGTTAG
- a CDS encoding CdaR family protein: MKKIELRKPKDDTFWLKVLSVFIAIILWFYINSIINPIKKREIIVPIRYNISTLSKGLVMTESDTKEVRIVVSGTQDELSKVDEKNIQAVVDFTNVRQTGEMKLPININNPYHRINIESIYPKSVVVNIDNLVTIQKDVTVEINGNPKKGYIINGYQEEPNVISIKGAESDIKEISKCIAQLNLSLNDRSFKASVPVKILDSNGKDITSLFDLSQKSIDVYVDILKTKQVPLTVKFKGQLPPNKVISKIVLKPSTINVAGKEEDINSLNEIVVGTIDTRMLENISTFQFDFNIPKNIKALDNVKQVVITIYTDSIVQKSITVPVEVRGLSNQYLAQLNPDKVTLKIEYSQSNQNSIDFSSFKAYVDVSNLTQGNYSLPLVLENPNNIEDVEVSPSYIKVTITEKNQTQ; the protein is encoded by the coding sequence TTGAAGAAGATTGAGCTTAGAAAACCCAAAGATGACACTTTCTGGCTGAAGGTCTTGTCAGTTTTTATTGCTATCATTTTGTGGTTTTATATAAATAGCATCATAAATCCTATAAAGAAAAGAGAGATAATTGTGCCAATACGCTATAATATTTCAACTTTATCAAAAGGGCTTGTTATGACAGAGTCTGATACAAAAGAAGTAAGGATAGTTGTTAGCGGAACTCAGGATGAGCTCAGCAAGGTGGATGAGAAGAATATTCAAGCAGTGGTTGATTTTACTAATGTAAGACAGACAGGTGAAATGAAACTTCCAATTAATATAAATAATCCTTACCATAGAATCAATATAGAGAGTATTTATCCAAAAAGTGTAGTAGTAAACATTGACAATCTTGTAACAATCCAAAAAGATGTCACAGTTGAAATAAACGGGAATCCTAAGAAAGGGTACATAATAAATGGCTATCAAGAAGAGCCAAACGTCATAAGCATAAAAGGTGCTGAGAGTGATATAAAAGAGATTTCAAAGTGTATTGCTCAGCTAAACTTAAGCCTTAATGACAGGTCGTTTAAGGCTTCTGTTCCTGTTAAAATTTTAGACTCAAACGGCAAGGATATAACATCACTTTTTGATCTGTCTCAAAAAAGTATAGATGTGTATGTAGACATCTTAAAGACAAAACAGGTACCGCTTACTGTAAAGTTCAAAGGTCAGCTTCCGCCAAATAAGGTTATATCAAAGATTGTACTAAAACCGTCAACAATTAATGTTGCGGGGAAAGAAGAGGATATAAATTCTTTGAATGAAATTGTTGTGGGAACAATTGACACACGAATGTTAGAAAATATTTCAACATTCCAGTTTGATTTTAATATTCCAAAAAATATTAAAGCTTTGGACAATGTCAAGCAAGTTGTAATAACAATCTATACTGATTCAATTGTCCAGAAATCAATTACCGTCCCGGTTGAGGTGAGAGGTTTAAGCAACCAGTATTTAGCCCAGCTAAACCCTGATAAGGTGACGCTTAAGATAGAGTATTCCCAGAGCAATCAAAATTCGATTGATTTTTCCTCGTTTAAAGCATATGTTGATGTTTCGAATTTAACACAAGGCAATTATAGCTTGCCACTTGTGCTTGAAAATCCGAACAATATTGAGGATGTAGAGGTATCTCCTTCTTACATAAAGGTGACAATAACAGAGAAAAACCAAACCCAGTAG
- a CDS encoding phosphatase has product MFLEVETHCHTIASGHAYNTLEEMVTEAKNKGLKGICITDHGPEMPGSCSSLYFYNLVVVPRKIDGIMVFRGCEANIIDYEGSIDLPESALQRLDFVIASLHDVCIPPGTISDHTRALIGAIKNPNILCIGHPGNPLYEIDKEAVVKAAKEHNKAIEINNASFYVREKSRENCIEILKLCKKYGVYIAMGSDAHFKTDIARCDVTQKLIEEYEFPHELIVNKSLENFLEFLRLHGKNIE; this is encoded by the coding sequence ATGTTTTTAGAAGTAGAGACGCACTGCCATACAATTGCAAGTGGTCATGCCTACAATACTTTAGAAGAAATGGTTACTGAAGCCAAAAATAAAGGTTTAAAAGGCATTTGTATTACTGACCACGGCCCTGAGATGCCAGGGTCGTGCAGCAGTTTATATTTTTACAATTTAGTTGTTGTACCAAGAAAGATTGATGGTATAATGGTATTTAGAGGATGCGAAGCAAATATTATTGATTATGAAGGCAGTATAGATCTCCCAGAAAGTGCCCTGCAAAGACTTGATTTTGTAATTGCAAGTCTGCATGATGTTTGTATCCCACCCGGGACGATTTCGGACCATACCAGGGCGTTGATAGGCGCCATCAAAAATCCAAATATACTCTGTATCGGGCATCCAGGAAATCCTTTGTATGAGATTGACAAAGAAGCTGTTGTTAAGGCTGCAAAGGAGCATAATAAGGCTATTGAGATAAACAATGCGTCGTTTTATGTGAGAGAAAAAAGCAGGGAAAACTGTATAGAAATTTTAAAGCTTTGCAAGAAGTATGGTGTTTACATTGCAATGGGCTCAGATGCACATTTTAAGACAGATATTGCAAGGTGTGATGTTACCCAAAAATTAATTGAGGAATATGAGTTTCCACACGAGCTCATAGTCAACAAAAGCCTTGAGAACTTTTTGGAGTTCTTAAGGCTTCATGGAAAAAATATTGAGTAA
- a CDS encoding transposase — protein MTKNIKAQNKKFLKLLFVIKKVTEVLSRKIKQNRRGRPRKFNLFQIIACLVYKVKKGIKSFRELEYRINQDTEFKQVVGIEESPDYSYFAKLSRKIEKEYMQDIKDILIAKIEPDMSIAIVDSTPLRSAKNDSEAKIGIHITIGFFRGYKLHLLCTGKEEVIPLFWILTGANEHDSRQEELLYRAWGFGCEIVLADAGYDCSRWFNIANELKVKFVAGINKRNMKNKNNVSNSFRSKNIRFLETEEGKKLYKQRTKIERLFSKLKGEYNLENVRLKGFRNYKRYIDWILITFLFEQLLRKLEGKKFSFAYEWNQ, from the coding sequence ATGACTAAGAATATTAAAGCACAAAATAAGAAATTTTTAAAGCTGCTTTTTGTAATAAAAAAGGTTACTGAAGTTTTATCGAGGAAGATAAAGCAAAATAGAAGGGGACGACCGAGGAAATTTAATCTGTTTCAGATAATAGCTTGTTTGGTTTATAAAGTTAAAAAGGGGATAAAGAGTTTCAGAGAATTAGAATATCGAATAAATCAAGACACAGAGTTTAAGCAAGTAGTAGGTATAGAAGAAAGTCCGGACTATTCATATTTTGCAAAGTTGTCAAGAAAAATAGAAAAAGAATACATGCAAGATATAAAAGACATATTAATAGCTAAGATAGAACCTGATATGAGTATAGCGATAGTAGACTCTACGCCGCTGAGAAGTGCCAAAAATGATTCAGAAGCAAAAATAGGTATACATATTACAATAGGATTTTTCAGGGGATACAAATTACATCTTTTGTGTACAGGTAAAGAAGAAGTAATACCACTTTTCTGGATTTTAACAGGGGCAAATGAACATGACTCAAGACAAGAAGAGCTTTTGTATAGGGCATGGGGCTTTGGCTGTGAGATTGTATTAGCAGATGCGGGATACGATTGTAGCAGATGGTTTAATATAGCAAATGAGCTTAAAGTTAAATTTGTTGCTGGGATAAACAAAAGAAACATGAAAAATAAAAACAATGTTAGCAATAGTTTTAGAAGCAAGAACATAAGATTTTTAGAAACTGAAGAGGGTAAAAAGCTATACAAGCAGAGAACAAAGATTGAAAGACTATTTAGCAAATTAAAAGGTGAATATAATCTTGAGAATGTGAGGCTCAAGGGATTTAGAAATTATAAAAGGTATATTGATTGGATACTAATTACTTTTCTATTTGAGCAACTTCTTAGAAAGTTAGAAGGTAAGAAGTTTTCTTTCGCTTATGAATGGAATCAATAA
- a CDS encoding Uma2 family endonuclease, which translates to MVISFIQQPQRYSVKEYWIVSPDEEKIIVFRKESEGKFGKAIIYEKGNIISTTLFEGLLIDVDEVFK; encoded by the coding sequence ATGGTTATTTCTTTTATTCAACAACCTCAAAGATATAGTGTTAAAGAGTACTGGATTGTAAGCCCTGATGAAGAAAAAATAATTGTTTTTAGAAAAGAAAGTGAGGGTAAGTTTGGGAAAGCTATAATATATGAAAAAGGCAATATTATATCTACCACTTTATTTGAAGGTCTTTTGATAGATGTTGATGAGGTGTTCAAATGA
- the cdaA gene encoding diadenylate cyclase CdaA encodes MLKDFSFYIQEFLRNISLIRITPFDIIDIAIVSFVIYKIIVWIKDTRAYQLIKGIVILIIITQVSKWLNLNVINWLLTNTLSYGVLALLIVFQPELRRALEEIGRSKIWGKFFWVGSDEETLLKWQNSVEEIIKAVMYLSKNKIGALIVIEGQTKIGDIINTGIIIDSEISSQLLINIFIPNTPLHDGAVIIRDGKIKAAACFLPLSENRYISKELGTRHRAALGISENSDATAIVVSEETGIISVAYNGGLTRNLGPEALRKILLRPLKVEKEKNGLNIFRWRR; translated from the coding sequence TTGTTGAAAGACTTTTCTTTTTATATTCAGGAGTTTTTAAGAAATATATCTCTTATCAGGATAACACCGTTTGATATTATTGACATTGCAATTGTGTCATTTGTGATATACAAAATAATTGTGTGGATAAAGGACACAAGAGCGTATCAGCTAATAAAAGGAATTGTGATTTTGATAATTATAACTCAGGTTAGCAAATGGCTGAACCTGAATGTTATAAACTGGCTTTTGACGAATACGCTCTCATACGGTGTTTTGGCGCTTTTAATAGTCTTCCAACCAGAGCTAAGACGCGCTTTAGAGGAGATTGGAAGGAGCAAAATTTGGGGAAAGTTTTTTTGGGTTGGGTCTGACGAAGAGACACTTTTAAAGTGGCAAAATAGTGTTGAGGAGATTATAAAAGCTGTGATGTATCTTTCAAAAAATAAAATTGGAGCATTGATTGTGATTGAAGGGCAGACAAAGATAGGTGATATAATCAACACAGGGATAATAATTGACTCAGAGATATCGTCCCAGCTTCTTATTAATATCTTCATTCCGAACACACCATTACACGACGGTGCAGTGATTATAAGAGATGGAAAGATAAAAGCTGCTGCATGTTTTTTGCCTCTTTCAGAGAACAGGTACATAAGCAAAGAACTTGGTACGCGCCACAGAGCGGCACTTGGTATTTCAGAAAACTCTGATGCAACTGCAATAGTTGTGTCAGAGGAAACAGGGATTATATCTGTTGCGTACAACGGAGGACTTACACGAAACTTAGGTCCTGAGGCTTTGAGAAAGATACTGCTCAGGCCTTTGAAAGTTGAGAAAGAGAAGAACGGTCTTAATATATTTAGGTGGAGGCGTTAA
- a CDS encoding bifunctional phosphoglucose/phosphomannose isomerase, whose translation MLDNLEMIAQNDPSGMFEAVYNLPEQIQKAYEIGKNISVDIKAEDIDKVVITGLGGSAIGGNLVRVFVLDQCKVPVIVNRDYVLPAYVNSKTLVIASSYSGNTEETLSAYQDAKAKGAKIIAITTGGKLKEMAEKDGYYVITIPGGLQPRAALGYSFIPLLMLFVKIGLIPPVDDQIEETIKVLSDLRERYKPEVPEEKNLAKRLTLKLWNKLPIIYGISGTTEVIAERWKGQICENSKSPAYFNVFSELNHNEIVGTESPKHILGLFEIVMLHDVEDHKRNAIRMDITKDLVKGVVSGVNDIYSIGNSRLARMFSLIYLGDYVSLYLATLYQNDPTPVKKIDILKNKLAEIKD comes from the coding sequence ATGCTTGATAACTTAGAGATGATTGCACAAAACGACCCAAGCGGTATGTTTGAAGCAGTTTATAATCTTCCTGAACAGATTCAAAAGGCTTATGAAATAGGGAAAAATATCAGCGTGGATATCAAGGCAGAGGATATAGATAAAGTTGTAATCACTGGACTTGGCGGTTCTGCAATAGGCGGGAATCTCGTAAGAGTGTTTGTCTTAGATCAGTGCAAGGTACCTGTAATTGTTAACAGGGACTATGTACTTCCTGCATATGTCAACTCTAAAACACTTGTGATTGCATCAAGCTATTCAGGAAATACAGAAGAGACACTTTCTGCTTACCAGGATGCAAAAGCAAAGGGTGCAAAGATAATTGCTATCACAACAGGCGGAAAGCTAAAAGAGATGGCTGAGAAGGACGGATATTATGTAATCACCATTCCTGGTGGGCTTCAACCGCGAGCAGCACTTGGATATTCATTTATCCCGCTTTTGATGCTTTTTGTAAAAATTGGACTGATTCCTCCTGTTGATGACCAGATTGAAGAAACAATAAAAGTTCTGAGCGACCTCAGAGAAAGGTACAAACCAGAGGTACCAGAGGAAAAGAATTTGGCAAAAAGGCTTACTTTAAAGCTGTGGAATAAACTACCAATTATATATGGAATTAGCGGTACAACAGAGGTTATTGCAGAGAGATGGAAAGGCCAAATATGTGAGAACTCAAAATCACCTGCATATTTCAATGTCTTTTCTGAACTGAACCACAACGAGATAGTTGGAACAGAGTCGCCAAAACACATCTTAGGGCTTTTTGAAATTGTAATGCTTCATGATGTTGAAGACCACAAAAGAAATGCAATTAGAATGGACATCACAAAAGATTTGGTAAAAGGTGTTGTATCTGGCGTAAACGACATATATTCAATAGGAAATTCAAGACTTGCAAGGATGTTTTCACTGATTTATCTTGGAGATTATGTATCGCTGTATCTTGCAACACTTTATCAAAACGATCCAACTCCTGTTAAAAAGATTGATATTTTAAAGAACAAGCTTGCAGAGATAAAGGACTAA
- the scfA gene encoding six-cysteine ranthipeptide SCIFF: MKHIKVIAKNALSRTVINGGCGECQASCQSACKTSCTVGNQVCRNKK, encoded by the coding sequence ATGAAGCATATTAAGGTTATTGCAAAGAATGCTCTTTCCAGAACAGTTATAAATGGCGGTTGTGGTGAGTGCCAGGCATCTTGTCAGTCTGCTTGCAAAACATCTTGCACAGTTGGAAATCAAGTTTGCAGAAACAAAAAGTAA
- the scfB gene encoding thioether cross-link-forming SCIFF peptide maturase, producing MIHAFKKFGLNIVLDVASGSIFTVDDVAFEVIKYFDKNKTFNGVYDNLNFGRHEIEEAVSEVKHLIEEGVLFTEDEYKDLNLIEKRNPVIKALCLHVSHDCDLRCKYCFASAGSFKQERKLMSFDVGKKAIDFLLKNSGSRKNLEVDFFGGEPLLNFEIVKKIVEYAREEEKKFGKHISFTLTTNATALNDEIIEYLNENMENVVLSHDGRPEINDFMRIDKEGRGTYDLITQNILKFIQKRNGKTYYVRGTFTSKNLDFSKDVLHLYNLGIREISVEPVVLDEKSPWAILPQHVERIKEEYDILAQEYVNAKLKGEGFNFFHFNIDLTGGPCVSKRLSGCGAGFEYVAIDPDGNIFPCHQFVDKPQFKLGTVFDGITRADLVEEFKKNNVYEKEECSNCWARFSCSGGCAAANYNMCGDIKKSYTVSCELERKRVEVAIAAKLYLMEKGIEN from the coding sequence ATGATTCACGCTTTTAAAAAATTTGGTCTGAATATTGTTTTAGACGTTGCCTCTGGTTCAATCTTTACTGTGGACGATGTTGCATTTGAAGTGATAAAGTATTTTGACAAAAACAAAACATTCAATGGAGTATATGACAATCTAAATTTTGGCAGGCATGAGATTGAAGAAGCAGTAAGTGAAGTGAAACATCTCATTGAAGAAGGAGTCTTATTTACTGAAGATGAGTATAAGGATTTGAATCTAATTGAAAAAAGAAATCCTGTTATAAAGGCTCTTTGTCTTCACGTTTCGCACGACTGTGATTTAAGGTGCAAGTACTGTTTTGCTTCAGCAGGGAGTTTCAAACAGGAAAGAAAGCTTATGAGTTTTGATGTTGGGAAAAAGGCAATTGACTTTTTGCTCAAAAACTCTGGTTCAAGGAAGAATTTAGAGGTTGACTTTTTTGGTGGAGAGCCTCTTTTGAATTTTGAGATAGTCAAAAAGATTGTTGAGTATGCAAGAGAAGAAGAGAAGAAGTTTGGCAAGCATATATCATTTACACTGACAACAAATGCAACCGCTCTTAATGATGAAATTATTGAATACTTGAATGAGAATATGGAAAATGTTGTATTGAGCCATGATGGAAGACCTGAAATAAATGATTTTATGAGAATTGACAAAGAAGGCAGAGGCACTTATGACTTGATTACACAGAATATTTTGAAGTTTATACAAAAACGAAATGGGAAAACTTATTATGTGAGAGGAACATTTACTTCAAAAAACCTCGACTTTTCAAAAGATGTTTTACACCTTTACAATCTTGGTATAAGAGAGATTTCTGTTGAACCTGTTGTTTTAGACGAGAAAAGTCCATGGGCTATTTTGCCACAGCATGTAGAAAGGATAAAAGAAGAGTATGATATCTTGGCACAAGAGTATGTAAACGCGAAACTAAAAGGGGAAGGATTTAATTTCTTCCATTTCAATATAGACCTTACTGGTGGGCCGTGTGTTTCAAAACGCTTAAGCGGCTGTGGTGCTGGGTTTGAATATGTTGCAATTGACCCTGACGGAAATATCTTTCCTTGTCATCAATTTGTTGACAAGCCGCAGTTTAAACTTGGAACAGTGTTTGATGGGATTACACGGGCTGATTTAGTTGAAGAGTTTAAGAAAAACAATGTATATGAAAAAGAGGAGTGCTCAAACTGCTGGGCAAGGTTTTCCTGCAGTGGAGGGTGTGCTGCTGCAAATTACAATATGTGTGGTGATATCAAAAAATCGTATACCGTCTCTTGTGAACTTGAAAGAAAGAGGGTGGAGGTTGCAATAGCTGCAAAACTATACCTTATGGAAAAGGGGATTGAAAATTAA
- the uvrC gene encoding excinuclease ABC subunit UvrC: MLTLQEKLANLPTTPGVYIMKDENGKVIYVGKAVNLRNRVRQYFQNSDMTPKTRLMVKKIKDFEYIVTDTEVEALILECNLIKEYRPKYNVLLRDDKNYQYIKITNEMFPRLVTTRKVEKDGAKYFGPYVSGYSVKQTIELLKSLFMLRTCKRKFPDQLGKGRPCLNFYIERCLGVCKGDIPEEEYQKLVEKAVKVLSGKGDEIVEELKKKMFEYADNLMFEKAQEIKNKITSLEQIITKQKVIYADDRSEDVINYAEDSSNICIVVLIIRNGKLINKEEFVLKNDEEVFERFLEQYYSDVVAVPKEIILPHEVGNGENIEKMIEKLYGFKAKIVVPKQGEKKQLLEMAKKNAEISLVNKQRIENYYIEALLRLKNMLNIDHDIEKIESYDISNLAGADNVGTLVVFEEGKFNKDLYRKFKIKSFEGQDDIRSVKEVLTRRFTNLEKHGRLPDLILIDGGQNQVNAAVEVLRSLGFNIPVAGMVKDDRHKTRDLIYNGQELSIQKDGLVFKLISTIQEETHRFAVKYHRELRKKHLYESILDEIEGIGEKRKLKLFRTFGSIDNLRKASIEEIVKAADIPYDVALKIKEKIGI; this comes from the coding sequence ATGCTGACATTGCAGGAAAAACTTGCAAACCTTCCGACAACTCCAGGCGTTTATATAATGAAAGATGAGAATGGAAAGGTTATATATGTGGGCAAGGCGGTCAACTTGCGAAACAGGGTAAGACAGTATTTTCAAAACTCCGACATGACGCCCAAAACAAGGCTTATGGTAAAAAAAATTAAAGACTTTGAGTATATTGTTACAGACACAGAGGTTGAAGCTTTGATTTTAGAGTGCAATCTAATCAAAGAATACAGGCCAAAGTACAATGTGCTTTTACGAGATGACAAGAACTATCAGTATATTAAAATTACGAATGAGATGTTTCCAAGACTTGTCACAACAAGAAAGGTTGAAAAAGACGGCGCAAAGTATTTTGGACCATATGTAAGCGGGTATTCTGTTAAGCAGACAATTGAGCTTTTAAAAAGCCTTTTTATGCTGAGGACCTGCAAAAGAAAGTTTCCTGACCAGCTTGGCAAGGGCAGACCTTGCTTGAATTTTTATATAGAAAGGTGTCTTGGGGTTTGCAAAGGGGATATTCCTGAAGAAGAATATCAAAAACTTGTTGAAAAGGCAGTAAAAGTGCTAAGTGGTAAAGGTGATGAGATTGTTGAAGAGCTGAAAAAGAAGATGTTTGAGTATGCAGACAATCTCATGTTTGAAAAGGCTCAAGAGATAAAGAACAAGATTACAAGCCTTGAGCAGATTATTACAAAACAGAAGGTTATTTATGCTGATGATAGAAGCGAGGATGTGATAAACTATGCAGAGGATTCTTCCAACATTTGCATAGTTGTTTTGATAATCAGAAATGGAAAGCTAATCAATAAAGAGGAATTTGTTTTAAAAAATGATGAAGAGGTATTTGAAAGGTTTTTAGAGCAGTACTACTCAGATGTTGTGGCTGTCCCAAAAGAGATTATACTTCCACACGAGGTTGGAAATGGCGAGAATATAGAAAAGATGATTGAAAAGCTATACGGTTTTAAAGCTAAAATTGTTGTTCCAAAACAAGGTGAGAAAAAACAGCTTCTTGAGATGGCAAAAAAGAACGCAGAGATTTCGCTTGTCAATAAACAGAGGATAGAAAACTATTACATTGAAGCTCTTTTACGCCTCAAAAACATGCTCAATATAGATCATGACATAGAAAAGATAGAAAGTTATGACATCTCTAATCTTGCGGGGGCTGACAATGTTGGAACACTTGTTGTATTTGAGGAAGGTAAATTTAACAAGGACCTTTACAGAAAGTTTAAGATAAAGAGCTTTGAAGGTCAGGATGATATAAGAAGCGTGAAGGAGGTTTTGACAAGAAGATTTACAAACCTTGAGAAACATGGCCGCTTACCAGACCTCATTTTAATAGATGGTGGACAAAACCAGGTAAATGCTGCAGTTGAGGTTTTGAGGTCTTTAGGTTTTAATATTCCAGTTGCTGGTATGGTCAAAGATGACAGGCACAAGACAAGGGATTTAATTTATAATGGTCAAGAGCTTAGTATCCAAAAAGATGGTCTTGTTTTCAAATTAATTTCTACAATCCAAGAAGAGACTCACAGGTTTGCAGTGAAATATCACAGAGAACTGAGGAAAAAACACCTTTATGAGTCTATACTTGACGAGATTGAAGGGATTGGCGAAAAGAGAAAACTCAAGCTTTTCAGAACATTTGGTTCTATAGATAATCTGAGAAAGGCAAGCATAGAAGAGATTGTGAAGGCTGCTGATATTCCGTATGATGTTGCACTAAAGATAAAAGAAAAGATTGGCATTTAA